The following proteins come from a genomic window of Vicinamibacterales bacterium:
- a CDS encoding thioesterase family protein yields MSSQAHPHRSQFKVLRPIPTRWMDNDHYGHVNNVAYYSFFDTAVNGFLIDATGSDIRDLPAIGIVAESGCRFLEAVTFPDTIHAGIDVERLGTTSVVYRIALFREGNDSPCAVGRFVHVYVDRTTRRPVSIPAAIRTVLDGLKQA; encoded by the coding sequence ATGAGCTCCCAGGCACACCCTCACCGATCGCAGTTCAAGGTGCTCCGTCCCATCCCCACTCGCTGGATGGACAACGATCACTACGGCCACGTCAACAACGTCGCCTACTATTCATTCTTCGACACCGCGGTGAACGGATTCCTCATCGACGCGACCGGCTCCGACATCCGCGACCTGCCGGCCATCGGCATCGTCGCCGAGTCGGGGTGCCGGTTCCTTGAAGCGGTGACCTTTCCGGACACGATCCACGCCGGCATCGACGTCGAACGCCTGGGTACGACGAGCGTGGTCTACCGCATTGCGCTGTTCCGGGAGGGCAACGACAGTCCGTGCGCCGTGGGCCGGTTCGTCCACGTCTACGTGGACCGGACCACGCGCCGGCCGGTCTCGATTCCGGCCGCAATCAGAACCGTGCTCGACGGCTTGAAACAGGCGTAG